The Burkholderia sp. PAMC 26561 genome includes the window CCGTATCAGCTCGCGTTTGAGGATCTGGGACCGTACCTTGTCACCGAGCACAACCGACCGGACGTGGTGGAATCGATGGTCGACATGGTGGCGGCCAAATCGTGGCAGCGCATTCGCGTATCCGGGCATGAGGCATTTCGCAGCGAAGTTTGGCTGCGGGGCACACAGCTTGGCATCGAGGTGAGTGGCTATGAGCCGAAGGCGGCCGATCTCGCGCGTCTTGCGGATGCCCGGCAGGCACAGCCGAAAAACCGGATCGAGGCTGACGCGTCGACGCCAGCGGCCGGAACGCAATCGCCCGCGGGCGATAACGGTACACCGGCGAAGGCTTCCGACTTCCGGGCGCAAACAGCCGACACCGTTGGTGGCGCTGCTCGCTCGGCATCTCCGCGCTCAGAAGACCGGGCACGATCCTACCGGGCCGAACCTCAGGTGGTCAGTGACGAGCCCGAGACCCCGCGGCAGTATGCCGGCGAACTTCGCGAGCATGGTCGTGCGCCGTATTTGCATAACCCCGCACGAAGCGACTCGTACTACGTGGTGTTCCGCGACACGAGGGGTGCCGAGCGCGTCGTCTGGGGCGTGGATCTCGAACGCGCCGTGCTTGCGTCGCGCGCCGAACCTGGGCAGCACGTCACGCTGGAAAATCTGGGTCGGCGGCTCGTCATGGTCAAGGTGCCGATTTCTGATGACCACGGCACGGTAGTAGGGGAGAAAGAGAAGGACGTTTACCGGAACACCTGGCAGGTCGATGTGGTGCAGCGTGAACGATCGACTGTCGAATCTGACGGGCGCCCCGAACGCACATCCGGTACAGCGACGGCTCCTGCCAACGCGCCAGCGCGCGAGGACCGTCAGGAGCGTCGACGTTCGACAGTATCCGATGAGGACAAGGTTTTAAACCTGGCTGTATTGGTCGGGGCCATGCGAGAGCAGGGGTTCAGCGCGCGTTCGATTGCGCGCGTGCAGCAGCGCGCGGAAGAAATGCTGGATGCGTTTGGCCGGGAGGGTATTCCGGTGCCGCGACCAAGAGTTTTCGATCCGAAAGCACCGTCTGAACGCGATCGCCGGGCACGTCCGGCCGCCGGGCGTGCCCCTATGCGCGAGATCGAGCGGGAGATGGTGCGCACGCCGGCCGATCCCTCGCCTGCACGCTAAGGGGGAGCCATGCCTATGCATACTCGTATGCGTGAGCGCCTGTGTGTCGAACTCGGAGGGATGCGGCCGGACTGGAATCGCTGGTGTATGAGCCGCGGCCTGACGCCTGGCGAGGGCGTGCGGCAACTGATTGCGGCGGCGCTGGATGTTGACGCTGACGACCTGCAGGCCGAATCAGAAGTTGATTGGATCGCGATCAACGAGCCTCGCATACGAATCGAGATCAGGGTAACGCATGCAGAGCGGAAAGTAGTGGAGCAACGCGCGCAGGCGTCGGGCCTGACCAGTAACCGCTGGATTGTCGCGTTGATCCGAGCGCAGCTGATGCGGGAACCTCAGCTTGGCGTGCACGAGATGCGGCTGCTGTCGGACTCGAACCAGCAGCTTGCCGTGATCGGCCGGTGGCTGGGACACCTCGTGCGCGAAGGGAACGCGGTACGCATGGTCGCGAATGGGGGCGGCGATCTTAGAGCACTCCGGGACCAGATCGACGTGCACCTGCGAGCCGTGGCGGCCGTGATTCGGACGAACCTTGATCGATGGAGCCGGTGACATGGCTTACCCGAAGGTCTACATCGATGCGATGCTCCTGAACTGGGGCGACCGCCTGTTTCAGGAGTCGTTCCAGCATGCTCGTGCGCAGCGGCTTTCACGCGCCGGCATGCCTGGTGAAGCTAAGCGCATGCGCGATCTGTTGACCCGGACGCTCAGGCGAACACCGGAGGTGATGGTCAAGATCACCAATAAGGCGTCGAGCGCCCAGGGTATGGGTGCGGTGCGCCGGCATCTGCGTTATATCTCGCGCAATGGACAGGTCGAACTGGAAGACCAGAACGGGAACCCGATTGCCGGTGCCGAGGCTGTCCGCGATCTTGCGCGAACCTGGCAACTCGGCGGGTGGGGAATACCGGAGACGAGTCATCGTCGTGAGGTATTCAATGTCCTGCTTTCGATGCCGCCAGGCACGGACCGGCAGGCCGTGCGCGATGCTGCGCGCGATTTCGCGGCACTCGAGTTCGGTGATGGTCGCGCGTATGTGTTTGCCGCACATGACGACGAGGCCCATCCCCATGTCCACCTCAGCGTGCAGGTGCGGGGCCCAGATGGTCGACGGCTCAATCCGCGCAAGCAAGATCTGCTGCGCTGGCGTGAGCGATTCGCTGAGCAGCTCCGCTCGCATGGCGTCGAGGCGAATGCGACACCCCGGAGAACGCGCGGTGTCACGCAGCGTTACCCGAAACAGGGCGTCGCGCATATGCTAGCTCGAGGCGAAGTGCCGATGTATTGGCAGGCTGTCGCAAATGCGGAGCAGCGACAGGCACGATGGCAGTCTCATGATGGCGTATTCGCCGCGTGGCGGGAAATAGCACAGGCGATGGCGGCGTCCCCTGCGAGACTCGATCGTGAGATGGCAGTCGGCATTGCCGACTTCGTGCAAGCCATGCCGGTGCGACGGGATGCGCCAACGGTCATCAATCGTCCACAGCAAAAAGAGCCTCCGCGACCGGAGCGCATGCCGCCAGAGCGTGACAATCGGCCGGACGACCCCGGTCCGGATTTCGATCGCTGACGCGGGGACGACGTTGGCCGTGCTTATCGTGTTGCGCACTAACGGCAAGCTGCGTCATTGCCGACAATGACCGGGGGCAGATTCCTGTGCCGGTGATCGGGCGTAAGACGTGACGACCGATGCTCGATGTCTTCATGTTCAGGTGGCTATGGATCGACAATCCACGCGGGCGCGCCCTTGTATGTCGCAAAGAGCAGGAAGAGCATGGCTATCAAAAGAAGCGGAATACCGTAGAGCGCCACCGGGAAAAACAACACGAGCTGAAGAGATGCGCCGCTGACGCCGTGCATTAGATCGGTATCCCGGACATTCTCGTATATGAGCCACGCAGCAACGGCAATGCCCATCGCCATGAGGATAAATCCACCGGATGATGGTGCGTGGCGCAATGGGGCGGTTGCCCAGAAATAGTATCCCCACCAAAGGAAGTTGATAGCGATCCCCGCTAGCCAGAACCCGCGGATGGTGAAGAAGCTGTAGCCGAACCGCTGCCGACAATGGTGGCTGAATAGTCGGATTCCCAAGGCGAATCCAAATAGGATACCTAAGCTGATAGCGAGGTTTAGGATGCTCATGCTACATTCTCCTGCGATGCGAAATACACCGTGTCGAAGGCGGATCTGCAGGCAAAACACAACCCGCTATCCTCTTTCCAAATATAGTCGGTCGTCTGGCGATTGCAACGAGTCCCTGTCTAAGGGGGCGAGGACGGAACCGTTGGATGCAGACCCGGCACATCCTAATGTCAGTCAGCGCATATTCAACGTAGGGCCAATGCTCACCAGGACCGCAATTGCTGTTCGATGAGCGCGACGTCGATGCACAGCGCCCCGATGCTCAGCAGTTTTACCGTGTCCCGCTGCAGAACCCGTTCGTATAGGTTCAGCAAGAGCGGGTTCCATTCGCTGCGGCGTTGAGCCGAGTCAGATACCGCGCTGAAGCCTGCATACAATGAGTTTTCGTCGGAACCTGTTGCAGGCAAGATAGGAATGTCCATCCGCGCGAGGATGTTGTCCTGCCCGAGGAGAAATGCTGGGTGGTCCTCCCGAACCAGAAACAGCAGGGTAGCAATCAGATTTACATCTTCATCTAAGTTTCCGTTGTCGGCATGGCGTGCTTGCGCGGCTGCCAGACTGTACGCCGTCACCATGTCACGACTACGCCGATATAGCCACCGCTCTGCCTGTTCGATTTGTTCGTTGAGCGTGAGCAGCTGGTCATACTCCTGTTTGCTCAGATTGGCCCAGCGACCGGATCGTGAAAATTCGTCCAACATTGTCTCCGTCCTGTACTCGTTGGTTGCTGCGAGATGAAACAACAAAACGCTGAATTTGCTGCTTTGCTTGTGAAAAAGGTCGATGTCCACCGACTGCGGGTTTTGAAACCAGCCGCCTTGCCTCTTTGATGCTACGAAAATCGTAGTATCTAGCGCGACGTTTTGCAACGATATTCGTAGCTTCGTTTGTAACGAGCTATTATTGAATGTCTGCGGCGCATTCGTCCGTCTTTGGAGCGCGATTGAAAGAGGCTCGTCTTGAGGCCGGGCTGTCGCAGAAACAGCTTGGCATTGAGGCGGGCCTGGACGCTTTTGTGGCCAGCACTCGCATAAACCGATACGAACTCGGTATCCATAAGGCGGACTACGCATTTGCCAATCGTCTTGCAGCCGTGCTCAGGGTACCGGTGGCATTTTTCTATGCAGATGACGCCGAACTGGCTCGTCTGATCCTCCTATTTGGTCGATTGCCGAAGAGAAGGCAAGGCGATCTGCTGTCGCATGCCGAGACCTTGGCTGCTGGGTGAGTACCCGCATGCCTGTGCCAACGGTCCGCTCACACACGACCCCCGACACTTGTTTAGTCTCGCCTATCCAGGGGAGATCATTCGGAAAAAGCGGTGTAATCACGCGTCGCGCCAGCTCACGCGGTGCCGTCAGCGTCAGAGGCTTCCGTGGGCCAGTCAGCGTGGAGATCGAAGAGATCGCCAAACGTTTCGCCTTCGTGCTCGACGAGATGGTCGGCTTCCACCAGCGCGTGTGGAAAGCGTAATGCACTGTGTGGAATCGGCAATAAAGCCCAAGGATTAAGGTAAAGCAAATTGGATCCACGTGCGACGAAATGCCAGGGGTCGAATCGCCGGAATAGCCAGACGCCGCTCAGCCTCGTGCATTGAGGGCCCCGCGGTCCATACCATACACCGTCGGGTCGGCGGACGATGCGATGTTCTCCAAGCGACGCATCGCGGGGTATCCAGAACTCCAAGTGACCGAAGAGGGCGTCTCGTTCTTGCGTTACATCGGCAAAGCCTTCTTCTATTTTGATAGCGACAACATGCGGAAGGTCGATATCGCCGTAGCGTGTTGCTTTCGATTTCGCAGAAGCCTTGACAGTATCGACGATATTGACCGATCGAATTCCTAAACCGCGCATGCCGATAGTCCTCCCGCTTGGGCGTCCAGGGTGCTTGCGCGGAATGGCCTTGAAGATGATGGTCCAGCCGTCGTGTTCATACCTCAACTCCTCTCGAGGACGCTCATCTCTGATCTGCTGCTCGACCACATTGACGTCCATAGACTGGAGCCACCGTCTGATTTGATGTCGAAGGTTTTTGCGTGGCACGTTAGTTCGGGGACTTCCTTCGACATCGATATCGAGCAAAAAATTGGCCGAAGGCATGTCATCGATGGCGCGCAGCACCTCATTTTTTCTACGATCGGCCGCGAGCTCGGCGTCGCTCAGCTCACGTGCAAGCGTAGCCTCAACGTAGAAGGCGTCACCGCTGTCCGTGTGGATGCGGAAGTCGGGTCGCTTGCCATTACCGTTAGGAACTTCTGGATGTATCTCGACGGTCCAACCGCTTTGCAAGAAGCATGCATGAAGGAACAGTTCGAATGTCGCCGACGCAAATTGGA containing:
- a CDS encoding LPD7 domain-containing protein, which gives rise to MSSDPVVNVIEQDIHGLSGAMEQSGDASRTRQLNAAAMDAVSARRRHEFDTARARLRDQAVRDDAKMAPQADERPAADVPPGDKVTARAPLEQPPERVRKRYLRAGSQYFLKDAPYQLAFEDLGPYLVTEHNRPDVVESMVDMVAAKSWQRIRVSGHEAFRSEVWLRGTQLGIEVSGYEPKAADLARLADARQAQPKNRIEADASTPAAGTQSPAGDNGTPAKASDFRAQTADTVGGAARSASPRSEDRARSYRAEPQVVSDEPETPRQYAGELREHGRAPYLHNPARSDSYYVVFRDTRGAERVVWGVDLERAVLASRAEPGQHVTLENLGRRLVMVKVPISDDHGTVVGEKEKDVYRNTWQVDVVQRERSTVESDGRPERTSGTATAPANAPAREDRQERRRSTVSDEDKVLNLAVLVGAMREQGFSARSIARVQQRAEEMLDAFGREGIPVPRPRVFDPKAPSERDRRARPAAGRAPMREIEREMVRTPADPSPAR
- a CDS encoding plasmid stabilization protein, which encodes MHTRMRERLCVELGGMRPDWNRWCMSRGLTPGEGVRQLIAAALDVDADDLQAESEVDWIAINEPRIRIEIRVTHAERKVVEQRAQASGLTSNRWIVALIRAQLMREPQLGVHEMRLLSDSNQQLAVIGRWLGHLVREGNAVRMVANGGGDLRALRDQIDVHLRAVAAVIRTNLDRWSR
- a CDS encoding relaxase/mobilization nuclease domain-containing protein yields the protein MAYPKVYIDAMLLNWGDRLFQESFQHARAQRLSRAGMPGEAKRMRDLLTRTLRRTPEVMVKITNKASSAQGMGAVRRHLRYISRNGQVELEDQNGNPIAGAEAVRDLARTWQLGGWGIPETSHRREVFNVLLSMPPGTDRQAVRDAARDFAALEFGDGRAYVFAAHDDEAHPHVHLSVQVRGPDGRRLNPRKQDLLRWRERFAEQLRSHGVEANATPRRTRGVTQRYPKQGVAHMLARGEVPMYWQAVANAEQRQARWQSHDGVFAAWREIAQAMAASPARLDREMAVGIADFVQAMPVRRDAPTVINRPQQKEPPRPERMPPERDNRPDDPGPDFDR
- a CDS encoding helix-turn-helix domain-containing protein, producing the protein MSAAHSSVFGARLKEARLEAGLSQKQLGIEAGLDAFVASTRINRYELGIHKADYAFANRLAAVLRVPVAFFYADDAELARLILLFGRLPKRRQGDLLSHAETLAAG